The Trichosurus vulpecula isolate mTriVul1 chromosome 4, mTriVul1.pri, whole genome shotgun sequence genome contains a region encoding:
- the LOC118848751 gene encoding ATP synthase F(0) complex subunit C2, mitochondrial-like: MYACAKFISTPALLRSTSQLLSRPLSAVVPKRPAVQTDENLSILAASGPLTSLVPRCGFQTSTISKVIDTAAKFIGAVAATVGVASSGAGIGTVFGSLFNGYTRNPSLKQQLFSYTILVFALSEAMGLFCLIVAFLILFAI, encoded by the coding sequence ATGTATGCCTGTGCCAAGTTCATCTCTACCCCTGCCCTTTTGAGAAGCACCTCTCAGCTGCTAAGTAGACCATTATCTGCAGTGGTGCCAAAACGGCCAGCGGTTCAGACAGATGAGAACCTCAGCATTCTGGCAGCATCAGGTCCCTTGACCTCACTTGTCCCCAGATGTGGATTTCAAACTAGCACCATCTCAAAGGTCATTGACACAGCAGCCAAGTTCATTGGGGCTGTGGCTGCCACTGTGGGGGTGGCCAGCTCTGGAGCTGGGATTGGGACTGTGTTTGGAAGTCTCTTCAATGGTTATACCAGGAACCCTTCCCTGAAGCAACAGCTCTTTTCCTACACCATCCTGGTCTTTGCCCTGTCTGAGGCCATGGGGCTCTTTTGCCTGATAGTggccttcctcatcctctttgcCATATGA